The Nocardioides humi genome includes a region encoding these proteins:
- the hemQ gene encoding hydrogen peroxide-dependent heme synthase, whose translation MTDPQAHLKTNAAKINELNDTIRFTMWSVFRLEEPFGADDVVRKSEAAEIEALLAELAAEDVVVRGLYDVAGLRADADLMIWWHAATSDQLQDAYHRLRRTAFGARLAAVWSQMALHRPAEFNRSHLPAFLADERAHSYVAVYPFVRSYEWYLLEDGERRRLLAEHGQMARDYPDVRANTVPSFALGDYEWILAFEADDLTRIVDLMRHLRGSETRRHVREEVPFYTGRRVEAAALIERLP comes from the coding sequence ATGACCGACCCCCAGGCGCACCTCAAGACCAACGCGGCGAAGATCAACGAGCTCAACGACACCATCCGCTTCACCATGTGGTCGGTGTTCCGGCTCGAGGAGCCGTTCGGCGCCGACGACGTCGTCCGCAAGAGCGAGGCCGCCGAGATCGAGGCGCTGCTCGCCGAGCTGGCCGCCGAGGACGTCGTCGTCCGGGGCCTGTACGACGTCGCCGGCCTGCGCGCCGACGCCGACCTGATGATCTGGTGGCACGCCGCGACCAGCGACCAGCTGCAGGACGCCTACCATCGCCTGCGCCGGACCGCCTTCGGCGCCCGGCTCGCGGCGGTCTGGTCGCAGATGGCGCTGCACCGTCCGGCGGAGTTCAACCGCAGCCACCTGCCGGCGTTTCTCGCCGACGAGCGTGCCCACTCCTATGTCGCGGTCTACCCCTTCGTCCGCTCCTACGAGTGGTACCTCCTCGAGGACGGCGAGCGTCGCCGCCTCCTCGCCGAGCACGGCCAGATGGCCCGTGACTACCCGGACGTGCGCGCCAACACCGTCCCGAGCTTCGCGCTCGGCGACTACGAGTGGATCCTCGCCTTCGAGGCCGACGACCTGACCCGGATCGTCGACCTGATGCGGCACCTGCGCGGCTCGGAGACCCGCCGTCATGTGCGCGAGGAGGTGCCGTTCTACACCGGCCGCCGGGTGGAGGCCGCGGCGCTGATCGAGCGGCTCCCCTGA
- a CDS encoding protoporphyrinogen/coproporphyrinogen oxidase: protein MSRAVVVGAGIAGLAAARALAEAGLDVLVLEATDRPGGKLRGGDVAGVTVDVGAEAMLHRRPEGTALATALGLPLAHPTAATSRVWTRDALRPLPRTLMGAPLDLDQLAASGILSEAGLAAARAGGPEHPDGDVSVGDLVGARFGDEVVDRLVEPLLGGVYAGQARRISTRSAAPQLLDLLARPAATLPAPPAGAPPVFAGVEGGMWRLPAALDADLRDRDSTEIRYDAPVTAVRRTAAGFVVTTPAGDEAAPHLVLATPAAPTARLLDDLAPAAARELAGIAYASVALVTLAFRATDPGVAEALDTGASGFLVPPVDGRRVKASTFSFAKWDWVRAAGEGLLVLRTSLGRYGEEATLQVPDDALVRASLADLAAATGVTTAPVDAVVQRWGGGLPQYWVGHAARVARVRAAVAEVPGLALCGAAYDGVGIPATVGSAQRAVSELLTGTMGA from the coding sequence ATGAGCCGGGCGGTCGTGGTGGGGGCGGGGATCGCCGGCCTGGCCGCCGCCCGCGCGCTCGCCGAGGCGGGACTCGACGTCCTCGTCCTCGAGGCGACCGACCGTCCCGGCGGCAAGCTCCGCGGCGGCGACGTCGCCGGCGTGACGGTGGACGTGGGCGCGGAGGCGATGCTCCACCGGCGCCCGGAGGGCACGGCGCTCGCGACCGCGCTCGGCCTGCCGCTCGCCCATCCCACCGCCGCCACGTCCCGGGTCTGGACCCGCGACGCGCTGCGCCCGCTGCCGCGCACCCTGATGGGCGCGCCGCTCGACCTCGACCAGCTCGCCGCGTCCGGGATCCTGTCCGAGGCCGGGCTGGCCGCCGCCCGCGCCGGCGGCCCCGAGCACCCCGACGGCGATGTGTCCGTCGGAGACCTGGTCGGCGCCCGGTTCGGCGACGAGGTCGTCGACCGGCTGGTCGAGCCGCTCCTCGGCGGCGTGTACGCCGGCCAGGCCCGCCGCATCTCCACCCGCTCCGCCGCGCCCCAGCTCCTCGACCTGCTCGCACGCCCCGCGGCCACCCTGCCGGCACCCCCCGCCGGCGCGCCGCCCGTGTTCGCCGGCGTCGAGGGCGGCATGTGGCGGCTGCCCGCCGCGCTCGACGCGGACCTGCGGGACCGCGACTCCACCGAGATCCGGTACGACGCCCCGGTGACCGCCGTGCGTCGTACCGCCGCCGGCTTCGTGGTCACGACCCCCGCCGGCGACGAGGCCGCCCCCCATCTCGTCCTGGCCACTCCCGCCGCGCCGACCGCCCGGCTGCTCGACGACCTCGCCCCGGCCGCGGCGCGCGAGCTGGCCGGCATCGCCTACGCCTCGGTCGCCCTCGTCACCCTCGCCTTCCGCGCCACCGACCCCGGCGTCGCCGAGGCGCTCGACACCGGCGCCTCCGGCTTCCTGGTCCCGCCGGTCGACGGCCGCCGGGTCAAGGCGTCGACCTTCTCCTTCGCCAAGTGGGACTGGGTCCGGGCAGCGGGGGAGGGGCTGCTGGTCCTGCGCACGTCCCTGGGCCGGTACGGCGAGGAGGCCACCCTGCAGGTCCCCGACGACGCGCTGGTCCGCGCCTCCCTGGCCGACCTCGCTGCCGCGACCGGTGTCACGACCGCACCGGTCGACGCCGTCGTCCAGCGCTGGGGCGGCGGCCTGCCGCAGTACTGGGTCGGCCACGCCGCCCGGGTCGCCCGGGTCCGCGCCGCCGTCGCGGAGGTCCCCGGGCTCGCGCTCTGCGGGGCGGCGTACGACGGCGTCGGGATCCCGGCCACGGTCGGCTCGGCCCAGCGTGCGGTGAGCGAGCTGCTGACCGGCACAATGGGGGCATGA